One window of the Chitinophaga niabensis genome contains the following:
- a CDS encoding DUF1330 domain-containing protein: MISYDIDNWEGFSQYGPALIPLFKKYGAEVLASDTSGIVIEGEGRMMNAIVQFPSEEAALGMYYDPEYMSIKKLRTDNTSRCTMVLVKRLQQA, translated from the coding sequence ATGATTAGTTATGACATCGACAATTGGGAAGGGTTTTCTCAATATGGGCCTGCGCTGATTCCTTTATTTAAGAAGTATGGGGCTGAAGTGCTGGCTTCGGATACTTCGGGGATAGTGATTGAAGGGGAGGGAAGGATGATGAACGCGATTGTGCAGTTTCCCTCGGAGGAAGCGGCCCTGGGAATGTATTATGATCCGGAATATATGTCCATTAAGAAACTGCGTACGGATAATACTAGCCGGTGTACGATGGTTTTGGTGAAAAGGCTGCAACAGGCTTAG
- a CDS encoding PepSY-associated TM helix domain-containing protein, whose translation MQQSIQKKKGKSTWRRINNWLHLWLGLTSGIIVFIVSITGCLYAFQHELSDLTQPYKFVKAETKPYLSPSQLKAIAAKEAFGVGRDTGINKIIGISYGSPEKAALAAFMDKKDGYTMIYINPYNGTVLKKTALKHDFFRFVLEGHFQLWMPRKIGQPIVAIGVLIFVVLLITGLIMWWPKKWNKANRNKSFKIKTDAGPKRINYDLHNVLGFYAMVIALVIGLTGLVWGFQWFSKSYYFTLTGGKTLPKFQKGVSDTLLAKTAVLVSPEDKVWARMQKEYPEQKGTTQIQFAYLPADPITVIYNPAEGTYYKREFRYFDRYSLAEVKGGGIYGKKFANASTGEKIYRMNYDIHVGAVLGLTGKFIAFFASLICASLPITGFYVWWGKRKKKSGKQVKPATKRLPRVAASL comes from the coding sequence ATGCAGCAAAGCATTCAAAAGAAAAAAGGTAAATCAACCTGGCGCCGCATCAATAACTGGCTGCACCTTTGGTTGGGACTCACATCAGGGATCATCGTATTCATTGTAAGTATTACAGGCTGCCTGTATGCCTTCCAGCATGAATTGTCCGATCTTACCCAGCCCTACAAGTTCGTAAAAGCAGAGACCAAACCTTACCTCTCTCCTTCTCAGTTGAAAGCGATTGCTGCAAAAGAGGCTTTTGGTGTTGGTAGAGATACCGGCATCAACAAGATCATAGGCATATCCTACGGCAGTCCGGAAAAAGCAGCCCTGGCTGCTTTCATGGATAAAAAAGATGGATACACCATGATCTACATCAATCCCTACAATGGTACCGTGCTGAAGAAAACAGCCCTCAAACATGATTTCTTCCGTTTCGTACTGGAAGGGCATTTCCAGTTATGGATGCCCAGGAAGATCGGCCAGCCCATTGTAGCCATAGGGGTACTCATATTTGTTGTGCTGCTCATCACCGGCCTCATTATGTGGTGGCCGAAAAAATGGAACAAAGCCAACAGGAACAAAAGCTTCAAGATCAAAACAGACGCCGGCCCCAAAAGGATCAATTACGATCTGCACAATGTGCTGGGCTTTTATGCCATGGTCATTGCACTGGTGATTGGGCTAACAGGGCTCGTTTGGGGCTTCCAGTGGTTTTCAAAATCTTATTACTTTACGCTCACAGGAGGAAAAACCCTCCCCAAATTCCAAAAGGGCGTTTCAGATACCTTATTGGCAAAGACTGCAGTACTGGTGTCTCCGGAAGACAAAGTATGGGCACGGATGCAAAAAGAATACCCAGAGCAAAAAGGAACTACACAGATCCAGTTTGCGTATTTACCTGCTGATCCCATCACTGTGATCTATAATCCGGCAGAAGGAACTTACTACAAAAGAGAGTTCAGGTATTTCGACAGGTATTCTTTAGCAGAAGTTAAAGGCGGCGGCATTTATGGAAAGAAATTTGCCAACGCTTCTACCGGAGAAAAGATCTACCGGATGAACTATGACATACACGTTGGCGCCGTTTTGGGCCTGACGGGCAAGTTCATTGCTTTCTTTGCCAGCCTAATTTGTGCCAGTTTACCCATCACCGGGTTCTATGTCTGGTGGGGGAAACGAAAGAAGAAATCGGGCAAACAGGTAAAGCCTGCCACAAAACGGCTACCCCGGGTAGCCGCCTCATTGTAA
- a CDS encoding glycoside hydrolase family 88 protein, giving the protein MRSTLGKLALFLVLPFSAMAQQPSKKQMQQLIDENMQFAVKQYKVLQDSTPANRMPRSFAKGRSVTSDTEWWCSGFYPGTLWYLYEYTKDANVKAEAERRLAILEKEKRYTGNHDIGFMIYCSFGNAYRITGDKKYKEVIDTAAVYQITRYRPSIHSIQSWNKSKNLNCPVIIDNMMNLEQLLWTAEKGGDKKFREIAITHANTTLKNHYRPDHSTFHIVDYDLSTGGIIKKVNGQGAHDTSAWSRGQAWGLYGYTMMYRFTKDKTYLEQAQGIAAFILNHPNLPADKIPYWDYNAPKIPTSRDASAGAIAASALLELGQYVGKADKAKYVDAAAVMLQSLSSDAYRAKLGENGGFLLKNSVGHFLANSEVDVPLTYADYYFLEGLLRYKKWYL; this is encoded by the coding sequence ATGAGGTCCACATTAGGAAAACTAGCACTATTCCTCGTTCTGCCATTCAGCGCAATGGCACAGCAGCCTTCCAAAAAGCAGATGCAGCAGCTGATAGATGAGAACATGCAATTTGCAGTCAAGCAATACAAAGTACTGCAGGACAGTACACCAGCCAACAGGATGCCCCGCTCCTTTGCAAAAGGCCGGTCTGTTACTTCTGATACAGAATGGTGGTGTAGCGGGTTTTATCCCGGCACGCTCTGGTACCTGTATGAGTATACAAAAGACGCTAATGTAAAAGCTGAAGCGGAACGCAGGCTCGCCATCCTGGAAAAGGAAAAACGCTATACCGGCAACCACGACATTGGCTTTATGATCTATTGCAGCTTTGGAAATGCTTACCGCATCACCGGAGATAAGAAATATAAGGAAGTGATTGACACGGCAGCTGTTTACCAGATCACCCGTTACAGACCATCCATTCATTCTATTCAATCCTGGAATAAAAGCAAGAACCTGAACTGCCCTGTGATCATTGATAATATGATGAACCTGGAGCAATTACTCTGGACGGCTGAAAAGGGAGGTGATAAAAAGTTCCGTGAGATTGCGATCACACATGCGAATACTACTTTGAAGAATCACTACCGCCCGGACCACAGTACTTTCCATATAGTGGATTACGATCTTTCCACTGGCGGTATCATTAAAAAGGTAAACGGACAAGGGGCACATGATACTTCTGCCTGGAGCAGAGGGCAGGCCTGGGGTCTTTATGGATATACCATGATGTACCGTTTTACGAAGGACAAAACCTACCTGGAACAGGCGCAGGGTATTGCAGCATTTATCCTGAACCACCCTAATCTGCCGGCAGATAAGATCCCCTACTGGGATTACAATGCTCCGAAGATCCCTACTTCCCGGGATGCTTCTGCAGGTGCTATTGCAGCTTCTGCTTTATTGGAACTGGGGCAGTATGTGGGTAAAGCAGACAAAGCAAAGTATGTGGATGCGGCGGCTGTGATGCTCCAATCTTTGTCGTCTGACGCGTACAGGGCAAAACTGGGGGAGAACGGAGGATTTTTGTTAAAGAACAGCGTGGGGCATTTCCTGGCTAATTCTGAAGTGGATGTGCCATTGACCTATGCGGATTATTATTTCCTGGAAGGTTTGCTTCGTTATAAGAAATGGTATTTATAA
- a CDS encoding YceI family protein, with amino-acid sequence MKKITLFIFLLAASATSFAQSSWKVDKAHAQLKFDVQHMGLSTVSGSFTDFDATITSDKPDFSDAKFELTAQATSINTGVGQRDDHLRSPDFFDVATNPTVTFKSTSLQKVSEGKYKVTGDLTLHGVTKPVTLDLWYRGTANSPMTKKPVAGFRVTGSIKRSEFNFGTKFPAAALSEEIAITADGEFNKQ; translated from the coding sequence ATGAAAAAGATTACCCTCTTTATCTTCCTGCTGGCAGCATCCGCAACTAGTTTTGCCCAATCTTCCTGGAAAGTAGACAAAGCCCATGCGCAACTGAAATTTGATGTGCAACATATGGGTCTTTCTACCGTATCCGGCTCTTTCACTGATTTCGATGCTACGATCACTTCAGATAAACCCGATTTCAGCGATGCAAAATTTGAGCTGACCGCCCAGGCAACTTCCATTAATACAGGTGTTGGCCAACGTGATGATCATCTGAGAAGCCCTGATTTCTTTGATGTAGCCACTAACCCTACTGTTACTTTCAAAAGCACTTCTCTGCAAAAAGTAAGCGAGGGTAAATATAAAGTAACTGGCGACCTGACCCTGCATGGCGTAACTAAACCTGTAACCCTGGACCTCTGGTACCGTGGTACAGCTAACAGCCCAATGACTAAAAAGCCGGTAGCTGGTTTCCGTGTAACCGGTTCCATCAAACGCAGCGAGTTTAACTTCGGTACCAAATTCCCTGCCGCTGCCCTGAGCGAAGAAATAGCTATTACTGCTGACGGAGAGTTCAATAAGCAATAA
- a CDS encoding carboxypeptidase regulatory-like domain-containing protein: MFRYLTLLYLLCLPVLSFANEDNDGTGTIKGTIITSDNKPASDVTVQLGDKLKGTLTNENGEFTIRKVKPGNYFDATVFYDHQKFRLGLKLNNITDKRYRGINNDPQNPRQIIGSVSYKL, translated from the coding sequence ATGTTTAGATATCTAACCTTATTATATCTGTTATGCCTTCCTGTTTTGTCGTTTGCAAATGAAGACAATGATGGGACCGGAACCATCAAAGGAACCATCATCACATCAGACAACAAACCAGCCTCAGACGTAACGGTACAGTTAGGCGATAAACTGAAAGGTACCCTCACCAATGAAAATGGTGAATTCACGATACGCAAGGTGAAGCCCGGTAATTACTTTGATGCCACTGTTTTTTATGACCACCAGAAGTTCCGTCTCGGCCTGAAACTGAATAACATAACAGACAAAAGATACCGGGGTATTAATAACGATCCTCAAAATCCAAGACAGATCATCGGTAGCGTTTCATATAAACTCTAA
- a CDS encoding acyl-CoA thioesterase: MKTPQHTVTLRFLAEPSDVNFGGKVHGGSVMKWIDQAGFTCAANWSGQYCVTVYVGGIRFYKPIAIGDLVEISASIIYTGNTSMHISIHVYAGNPRQTEKVKTTHCIMVFAAIDDQGKTIPIPKWVPQTEDELSMEKYAHRLMDLRKDIEDEMKQFL, encoded by the coding sequence ATGAAAACACCGCAACATACTGTAACACTCCGCTTCTTAGCTGAACCTTCTGATGTGAATTTTGGTGGAAAAGTACACGGTGGCTCCGTGATGAAATGGATCGACCAGGCTGGTTTTACCTGTGCGGCCAATTGGAGTGGCCAGTATTGTGTAACAGTATATGTAGGAGGAATTCGTTTTTATAAACCTATCGCTATCGGAGACCTGGTAGAGATCTCTGCTTCAATTATTTATACCGGCAACACCAGCATGCATATCTCTATCCATGTATATGCAGGTAATCCAAGGCAAACAGAGAAAGTAAAAACCACGCACTGCATCATGGTATTTGCGGCTATTGATGATCAGGGCAAAACAATACCTATCCCAAAATGGGTACCGCAAACAGAAGATGAACTGAGTATGGAAAAATATGCCCACCGGTTGATGGACCTTCGTAAGGATATTGAAGATGAAATGAAGCAATTCCTTTAA
- a CDS encoding thermonuclease family protein → MRVFLTTLLLFISTASISQTYTGKVTAVKDGDTIEMLVNGKPIRIRLFGVDAPEKGQPFGEKSRQFTAGLCFGKVVKAIQKSRDQYRRVVAEVFLPDNSSLNYRLLQAGFAWHYTNFSKNETWAAAALKAKKEGNGLWKDAHPVAPWDWRKQKPRR, encoded by the coding sequence ATGCGAGTTTTCCTGACCACCCTGCTCCTTTTTATATCTACCGCTTCCATTAGCCAGACCTATACCGGAAAAGTGACCGCCGTAAAGGACGGAGACACCATTGAAATGCTGGTGAACGGAAAACCCATCAGGATAAGGCTCTTCGGAGTGGACGCCCCGGAAAAAGGACAGCCCTTCGGAGAAAAATCCCGCCAGTTCACAGCAGGCCTGTGTTTCGGCAAAGTGGTAAAAGCCATACAAAAGAGCAGGGACCAATACCGGCGTGTAGTGGCAGAAGTATTTTTGCCGGATAACAGCTCTCTCAATTACCGCTTGCTACAGGCTGGTTTTGCCTGGCACTATACCAATTTCTCCAAAAATGAAACATGGGCGGCCGCTGCATTAAAAGCAAAAAAGGAAGGAAATGGATTATGGAAAGATGCGCATCCGGTAGCCCCCTGGGATTGGCGGAAGCAGAAACCAAGAAGGTAA
- a CDS encoding peroxiredoxin family protein — MRTTNRYADFLPQFYEIRNTKPLDRTKIKPIVTGSTFPLFHLHKDDFVVPFSFLRQESSYIVGSELLNQPLVLAFYSIHWNDYGVNYLEQLESLHADIQVMGGQLLVVSADDRKELEAELAKHNYTFPLAIDHNHQIARGAGIYAETDPLWDRVSGIEENAPLPAVYVIGQSQRLTYTFIDHYFEKEINVRELLSEVYSAGQAQALSRAIA, encoded by the coding sequence ATGCGTACTACTAATCGATATGCGGACTTTTTGCCCCAATTCTACGAGATCAGGAACACTAAACCATTAGACAGAACAAAGATCAAACCGATTGTTACCGGAAGTACCTTTCCTTTGTTCCATTTACATAAGGATGATTTTGTAGTACCATTTTCTTTCCTTCGCCAGGAGAGTAGCTACATAGTAGGTAGCGAATTACTGAACCAGCCACTGGTATTGGCATTTTATTCCATTCACTGGAATGATTATGGTGTGAATTACCTGGAACAGCTGGAATCATTGCATGCAGACATCCAGGTAATGGGTGGTCAGTTGCTGGTGGTTTCTGCAGATGACAGGAAAGAACTGGAAGCAGAGTTGGCCAAACATAATTATACTTTCCCTTTAGCGATTGACCATAATCATCAGATTGCACGCGGTGCAGGTATTTATGCAGAAACAGATCCGCTTTGGGACCGTGTTTCAGGTATCGAAGAAAATGCACCATTACCTGCAGTATATGTGATCGGGCAGTCACAAAGACTGACCTATACTTTCATTGATCATTACTTTGAGAAAGAGATCAATGTGCGGGAATTATTATCAGAAGTATATAGCGCAGGGCAGGCACAGGCTTTGAGCCGCGCGATCGCTTAA
- a CDS encoding class I SAM-dependent methyltransferase — protein MELSQAIELIRSNDFNKDTIETWADLGCGSGLFTNALLSYLHPKSTVYAVDQYPVKINHPAVILKQMDFITADWDFPKLDGILMANSLHFVEDKPSFLRKVKAALKPNGTLLLVEYDTDTPNHWVPFPASFSSLKRILLEAGFKNVHRLQEQPSIYGKANLYASWIN, from the coding sequence ATGGAACTATCACAAGCCATAGAACTCATCAGGTCCAATGACTTTAATAAGGACACCATTGAAACATGGGCCGATCTTGGTTGTGGCAGCGGTCTCTTCACCAATGCCCTGCTGAGCTACCTTCATCCTAAAAGCACCGTTTACGCCGTAGATCAATATCCCGTAAAGATCAACCACCCCGCTGTGATCCTTAAACAAATGGACTTCATCACGGCAGACTGGGATTTTCCAAAGCTGGATGGAATCTTAATGGCCAATTCGCTGCACTTTGTGGAAGATAAACCCTCCTTTTTAAGAAAAGTAAAAGCCGCCCTGAAACCAAATGGTACACTGTTACTGGTGGAATATGATACGGATACCCCCAACCATTGGGTACCCTTCCCTGCCAGCTTTTCCTCGTTGAAAAGAATACTGCTCGAAGCCGGTTTTAAAAATGTACACCGCCTGCAGGAGCAACCATCCATTTATGGCAAAGCCAATCTCTATGCTTCATGGATAAATTAA
- a CDS encoding T6SS immunity protein Tdi1 domain-containing protein, giving the protein MFDKFFDKYPEFTTAQKPDESLQNSFNNKLPAQLIEFWRTYGFGVFMNGYLKIVNPRDFQPYFDEAYDNSGNEIVFGVTALGDFLTWTGDAIRAIYFKNGYDSIIESGDDMGWFFDMDLSDSGFLKDNLDDAQYLAAKGRLGEPEYDECYGYVPLLGLGGAEKAEKLQKVKIKEHISLIAQALGKIK; this is encoded by the coding sequence ATGTTTGATAAATTTTTCGATAAATATCCGGAATTTACTACGGCACAAAAACCTGACGAAAGTCTGCAGAACAGTTTTAATAATAAACTACCTGCACAACTTATTGAATTCTGGCGTACTTATGGATTCGGAGTATTTATGAATGGCTATTTGAAGATTGTTAATCCCAGGGATTTTCAACCGTATTTTGATGAGGCCTACGACAATAGTGGAAACGAAATCGTATTTGGCGTGACTGCCTTGGGAGATTTTCTAACATGGACGGGAGATGCCATACGGGCCATCTATTTTAAGAACGGTTACGATTCAATTATTGAGAGTGGTGATGATATGGGATGGTTTTTTGATATGGATCTGTCTGACAGTGGCTTTTTGAAAGACAACCTGGATGATGCGCAATACCTTGCTGCTAAAGGGCGATTGGGTGAGCCGGAATACGATGAGTGTTATGGCTATGTTCCATTGTTAGGTTTAGGAGGCGCTGAAAAAGCAGAGAAACTTCAGAAAGTGAAAATAAAAGAGCACATTTCCTTAATAGCACAGGCGCTTGGAAAGATCAAGTAA
- a CDS encoding SusC/RagA family TonB-linked outer membrane protein has protein sequence MRYIFNFSKGHWASALLLICFFSIAGNKAYAQGTAKITVSGTVSDTLSRSIPGATVMVVGTKIGTQTDGNGKFVIEANEGAVLRITYIGFKEQRITVTTTTKTLNIRLVENSMQANEVVITAMGQKQRREAVVGSVTTIKPGDLKIPASNLTAALAGQAAGIISYQRSGQPGQDNASFFIRGVTTFGYKQDPLILIDNVELTPNDLARLQPDDIASFTILKDASATALYGARGANGVILVSTKEGKEGKANVNFRSEYSQSQSTQTLKLVDPIQYMELFNEASLTRDPALPLPFPAVKIQNTKATIAGTSGNNPYVYPAVDWIDMLFKDKASTQRNNLSISGGGGVAKYYISGSYNVDNGILKTDIRNNNENNVNFKNYQLRSNVNISLTKSTEAIVRLSGTFSDYNGPITLDGSFASDLYAIASHASPVLFPAYYPADEANMGANHILFGNIGGPNGTRSNSILYPNGNPYAQLLKGHKNSSESRMSAQLEINQNFDFITKGLKLRGIFNTNRYSYFDSQLAYSPYFYSADSYNKEDNTYTLTWLNPMKGPSFSNVPTEYLEYSKSEPNANSFYYIQAALDYNRKFGNHTLSSTLIGTSQQTLYSSAKDPRTNTTTLPYSLPFRNLGLAGRATYSFNDRYFVEFNFGYNGSERFSSNNRYGFFPTIGAAWVPSNEAFWKQNDIVNRLKFRFSHGLVGNDAIGSQRFFYLSDVNLNGGNFAQFGINNQNQLNGVTIRSYANSNITWETSKQTNLAAEITLLKNFNIIAEIYKNHRFDILRKRNIPATEGFEADVLTNLGEVDSKGIDLSLDYKQNFNNGLWASVRGNFTYSTNKYTYIEEPNYPETWRHFMGQPISRGYGFIAERLFVDDAEVANSPKQLFTTQDAYDNKITGVIPRGGDIKYRDLNGDGKIDDLDMVFMGYPSTPEIVYGFGLSSGFKGFDLSAFFQGQARVSFFIDPRKVSPFLERNVRYVEGRAQVLKAFADSHWSEENQDVYATYPRLGTSNELIANNLQPSSWWLRDGSFIRLKSLEIGYTLPKNVLRSLKISNCRFYFNGLNLITWSPFKMWDPELGGNGFAYPIQKVFNLGINLNL, from the coding sequence ATGAGATACATTTTTAATTTTAGTAAAGGCCACTGGGCTTCAGCATTGCTGCTGATATGCTTTTTTTCAATTGCCGGAAACAAGGCCTACGCACAAGGAACTGCTAAGATCACTGTATCCGGTACAGTATCAGACACACTAAGCAGAAGCATCCCTGGTGCGACAGTAATGGTTGTGGGAACTAAGATCGGGACCCAAACCGATGGAAATGGCAAATTTGTAATCGAGGCGAACGAGGGAGCGGTGCTCAGGATCACTTACATCGGATTTAAAGAGCAGCGCATCACTGTAACGACCACTACCAAAACCCTCAACATCCGCCTGGTAGAAAACAGCATGCAGGCCAACGAGGTAGTGATCACGGCGATGGGGCAAAAACAACGGAGAGAAGCTGTAGTAGGTTCGGTAACCACCATTAAACCTGGTGATCTGAAGATCCCCGCCAGCAACCTGACTGCTGCACTTGCCGGACAGGCAGCGGGAATCATCTCTTATCAGCGTAGCGGACAGCCGGGGCAGGACAACGCCTCTTTCTTTATCAGGGGAGTAACCACTTTTGGTTATAAACAGGACCCGCTTATCCTGATTGACAATGTGGAGTTGACGCCCAATGATCTGGCCCGCTTACAACCTGATGATATCGCCAGTTTTACCATCCTGAAAGATGCCAGTGCAACAGCACTTTATGGTGCCCGTGGTGCCAATGGTGTAATACTGGTAAGTACCAAAGAAGGTAAAGAAGGAAAGGCTAATGTAAATTTCCGATCGGAATACTCCCAGTCGCAATCTACCCAAACACTTAAGCTGGTAGATCCTATTCAGTATATGGAACTGTTTAATGAAGCTTCATTAACACGTGACCCGGCTTTACCCTTGCCTTTTCCAGCGGTTAAAATACAAAATACAAAAGCCACCATTGCCGGCACATCAGGCAATAACCCTTATGTATACCCGGCGGTTGATTGGATCGATATGCTGTTTAAAGATAAGGCCAGTACACAGCGTAACAATTTAAGTATTAGCGGTGGCGGCGGCGTAGCTAAGTATTATATCTCCGGTTCCTATAATGTGGACAATGGAATATTGAAAACGGACATACGCAATAACAATGAGAACAACGTTAATTTTAAGAACTACCAGTTACGTTCAAACGTCAATATTAGTCTTACTAAATCTACGGAGGCGATTGTAAGGCTTTCAGGTACATTTAGTGATTATAACGGGCCCATCACCTTAGATGGATCTTTTGCTTCAGATCTGTATGCCATTGCTTCTCATGCCAGCCCGGTTTTATTTCCGGCATATTATCCTGCCGATGAAGCCAATATGGGAGCCAACCACATCCTGTTTGGAAACATAGGCGGACCCAATGGAACAAGAAGTAACAGTATCCTTTATCCGAACGGAAATCCTTATGCACAACTTTTAAAAGGACATAAGAACTCCTCAGAGTCGCGCATGTCCGCACAACTGGAGATCAATCAGAACTTTGATTTTATCACTAAGGGCCTTAAATTAAGAGGAATATTTAATACCAACAGGTACTCTTATTTTGATTCTCAACTTGCTTACTCCCCTTATTTTTACAGCGCTGATAGCTATAATAAAGAAGACAATACCTATACACTGACCTGGCTTAATCCCATGAAGGGTCCATCATTCAGCAATGTGCCTACAGAATACCTGGAATATTCCAAGAGTGAACCTAATGCTAATTCATTCTACTACATTCAGGCTGCTTTAGACTATAACAGGAAATTTGGTAACCATACCCTCAGTTCTACACTGATCGGTACTTCACAACAAACCTTGTATTCAAGTGCTAAAGATCCCAGAACAAACACAACTACGCTGCCTTATTCTTTGCCTTTCAGAAATCTTGGTTTGGCAGGCAGGGCTACCTATTCATTTAATGACAGGTATTTTGTAGAGTTTAATTTTGGATATAATGGCTCTGAACGTTTTTCATCCAATAACCGCTATGGTTTTTTCCCGACCATCGGAGCAGCTTGGGTACCTTCTAACGAAGCCTTTTGGAAACAGAACGATATCGTGAACCGTTTAAAGTTCCGTTTCAGCCATGGTTTGGTGGGTAATGATGCGATCGGTTCCCAACGTTTCTTTTACCTTTCTGATGTGAATCTGAATGGAGGCAACTTTGCCCAGTTTGGTATCAATAACCAAAACCAGTTGAACGGTGTGACCATTAGAAGTTATGCCAATTCTAATATTACCTGGGAAACTTCAAAACAAACCAATCTGGCAGCGGAGATCACCTTGTTGAAAAACTTCAATATCATAGCGGAAATTTATAAGAATCACCGTTTCGATATCTTACGCAAGCGGAACATACCAGCAACGGAAGGTTTCGAGGCTGATGTTTTAACCAATCTGGGGGAAGTTGATTCAAAAGGTATAGACCTGTCATTGGATTACAAACAGAATTTCAACAATGGTCTTTGGGCTTCAGTCAGGGGTAACTTTACCTATTCAACCAACAAATACACTTATATAGAAGAACCTAATTATCCTGAAACCTGGAGACATTTTATGGGCCAGCCGATCAGCCGTGGCTATGGCTTTATAGCCGAACGCCTGTTTGTAGATGATGCTGAAGTGGCCAACTCGCCAAAACAATTGTTCACCACACAGGATGCTTACGATAATAAAATTACAGGAGTGATACCCAGAGGCGGTGATATTAAATATCGCGACCTGAACGGAGATGGTAAGATTGATGATCTGGATATGGTATTTATGGGCTATCCGAGTACGCCGGAAATTGTATATGGCTTTGGTCTTTCCTCAGGATTTAAGGGATTTGATCTCTCCGCGTTTTTTCAGGGTCAGGCAAGAGTTTCCTTCTTTATTGATCCGAGAAAGGTAAGTCCGTTTTTGGAACGTAATGTAAGATATGTAGAAGGGAGAGCGCAGGTATTGAAAGCTTTTGCAGACAGTCACTGGTCTGAGGAAAACCAGGATGTGTACGCCACTTATCCTCGCCTGGGCACCAGCAATGAATTGATCGCTAATAATTTGCAGCCCAGTTCCTGGTGGCTTCGGGATGGAAGTTTCATCCGGTTAAAATCACTTGAAATTGGTTATACCCTGCCCAAAAACGTCCTGAGGTCTTTAAAGATCTCAAACTGCCGCTTTTACTTCAACGGATTGAATCTGATCACCTGGAGTCCCTTCAAAATGTGGGATCCGGAATTGGGAGGTAATGGATTTGCTTATCCCATACAAAAGGTATTCAATTTGGGTATAAACCTGAATTTGTAA
- a CDS encoding AraC family transcriptional regulator has translation MEEQKKLMEEGFLGQRMIVLTPNIRKEIKSNPLINTLYLTAIGHYPHAVGHECERPRGAGEFIFLYCTDGEGRIEMNGEEYVLRANNFFIIPKNTAHRYYSSEKAPWSIYWLHFSGTNSRMIYERSLIEGEHQVQAIPFEGYRTKSFDQIFTTLDRSFSSRDMEIMNFRVLHFLTSFIYYKEINPMVYSVDMVSNSIAYMKMNLDKKKSVKDLADQQNLSVSHYLRSFKAKTGQPPTTYFNQLKVQQSCQYLYFTDKNIKEICTLLGIDDQYYFSRLFTKLIGTSPSAYRKTYKR, from the coding sequence ATGGAAGAACAGAAAAAACTGATGGAAGAAGGGTTTCTTGGGCAAAGGATGATTGTTTTAACACCCAATATCAGAAAGGAAATCAAATCAAATCCCTTAATAAATACCCTTTACCTCACTGCCATTGGACATTATCCACATGCTGTGGGCCATGAATGCGAACGGCCACGGGGTGCCGGCGAGTTCATTTTCCTGTACTGTACCGATGGAGAGGGCAGAATAGAAATGAATGGAGAAGAGTATGTGCTAAGGGCTAATAATTTTTTCATCATCCCCAAAAACACGGCTCACCGTTATTATAGTTCAGAAAAGGCGCCCTGGAGTATTTACTGGCTGCATTTTAGTGGAACAAACTCCAGGATGATCTACGAACGCTCTTTAATAGAAGGCGAGCATCAGGTTCAGGCTATTCCATTTGAGGGATACAGAACTAAATCATTCGACCAGATATTTACTACCCTGGACCGGAGTTTTAGCTCCAGGGATATGGAAATTATGAATTTCCGGGTCCTTCATTTTCTAACCTCGTTCATCTATTATAAGGAGATCAATCCTATGGTGTATAGTGTGGATATGGTCAGCAATTCCATTGCCTATATGAAAATGAACCTTGATAAAAAAAAGAGTGTAAAAGATCTTGCGGATCAACAAAACCTATCTGTTTCTCATTATCTACGCAGCTTCAAAGCAAAGACCGGGCAACCGCCTACCACGTATTTCAACCAGCTTAAAGTGCAGCAGTCCTGCCAATACCTTTACTTTACGGATAAAAACATCAAGGAGATCTGCACTTTACTGGGTATTGATGATCAGTATTATTTTTCGCGATTGTTTACGAAGCTTATTGGAACATCTCCATCTGCTTATCGTAAAACTTATAAAAGATAA